In the genome of Pseudomonas sp. P5_109, one region contains:
- a CDS encoding ABC transporter ATP-binding protein, translating to MGSVTAATHRFVAPQTAPVNAPRLQVDKVSLRYKKPDGGTFTALQEVSFEVPDQQFAVLVGPSGCGKSSLLYLTAGLAEPTSGEIYVGGKQVEGPGADRGMVFQSYTLFPWLTVRQNVEFGLKRRGMPAAERKDIVDYYVNEVGLSGFADNYAKQLSGGMMQRVAIARALANDPQILLMDEPFGALDSQTRLQMQQLLLRVWGNSKKTVLFVTHDIDEAILLGDRVYVMGARPGRIKQILDVPIERPRNLDMVMERSFIEMKREIFGLLHDDLEEVH from the coding sequence ATGGGCTCAGTAACTGCCGCCACTCATCGTTTTGTCGCCCCTCAGACTGCCCCGGTGAACGCGCCACGGCTGCAAGTGGACAAGGTCAGTCTGCGTTACAAGAAACCCGATGGCGGAACCTTTACCGCATTGCAGGAGGTATCGTTCGAGGTGCCCGACCAGCAGTTCGCTGTGCTGGTGGGACCGTCGGGCTGCGGCAAGTCGAGCCTGTTGTACCTCACCGCCGGCCTGGCCGAACCGACGTCCGGCGAGATTTACGTCGGCGGCAAACAGGTGGAAGGCCCCGGCGCGGATCGCGGCATGGTGTTCCAGAGCTACACGCTGTTCCCGTGGTTGACGGTGCGGCAGAACGTCGAGTTCGGCCTCAAGCGGCGCGGCATGCCGGCGGCGGAGCGCAAAGACATCGTCGATTACTACGTCAACGAAGTGGGCCTGAGCGGCTTTGCCGACAACTACGCCAAGCAGTTGTCCGGCGGCATGATGCAGCGCGTCGCCATTGCCCGCGCGCTGGCCAATGACCCGCAGATTCTGCTGATGGACGAACCCTTCGGCGCCCTCGACAGCCAGACGCGCCTGCAAATGCAGCAGTTGTTGCTGCGGGTCTGGGGCAACAGCAAGAAGACCGTATTGTTCGTGACCCACGACATCGACGAGGCGATTCTGCTCGGCGACCGGGTCTATGTGATGGGCGCCAGGCCCGGGCGGATCAAGCAGATCCTCGATGTGCCGATCGAGCGCCCACGCAACCTGGACATGGTCATGGAGCGTTCGTTCATCGAGATGAAACGCGAGATCTTCGGGCTGCTGCATGACGATCTGGAAGAGGTGCATTAA
- a CDS encoding YciC family protein, protein MNPLDVLRDSLYFFKRNLGQIVQLCLPLVMLEALLQQVVDHSTEPDSFPGISVIVGLLVYPLYTAALILFLDARSRGESPRNRDLLAMSASLWPRFALLTALNTVLILLGLSLYFLPGIYLMVTLAFGEYLLVLRGLAPLAAMKESLRMTKGHFLRILLCILCVMGPLWLLKGATLAVYPEPQNPVISLLIDSAHSFLQLFTSVVLFRLFMLINPQPERNDNSL, encoded by the coding sequence ATGAATCCGTTAGATGTCCTGCGTGACTCGCTGTATTTCTTCAAGCGCAATCTGGGCCAGATCGTGCAGCTGTGCCTGCCGCTGGTGATGCTTGAGGCGCTGTTGCAACAAGTGGTCGACCACTCGACGGAGCCGGACAGTTTCCCCGGCATCAGCGTGATCGTCGGCCTGCTGGTGTACCCGCTGTACACCGCCGCGCTGATTCTGTTTCTCGACGCCCGCAGCCGCGGTGAGTCGCCGCGCAACCGCGACCTGCTGGCGATGTCGGCCAGCCTGTGGCCACGTTTCGCCCTGCTGACGGCGCTCAATACCGTGCTGATTCTGCTGGGCCTGTCGCTGTACTTCCTGCCGGGCATCTACCTGATGGTGACCCTGGCATTTGGCGAATACCTGTTGGTGCTGCGCGGCCTGGCGCCGCTGGCGGCCATGAAGGAAAGCCTGCGCATGACCAAAGGTCACTTCCTGCGCATCCTGCTGTGCATTCTGTGCGTGATGGGGCCGCTGTGGCTGCTCAAGGGCGCCACCCTGGCGGTGTATCCGGAACCGCAAAACCCGGTGATCTCGCTGCTGATCGACAGCGCGCACAGCTTCCTGCAGCTGTTTACCAGCGTGGTGCTGTTCCGCTTGTTCATGCTGATCAATCCGCAGCCTGAGAGAAATGACAACTCGCTCTGA
- a CDS encoding DUF2076 domain-containing protein — translation MNSEEQTLIDGLFSRLQQAETDSAPRDALAEARIKEHLTRQPAAGYFMTQAILVQEAAIKSLDEQNKQLSQQVQQLQAELQQAKTQATPAPAPSSGGFLSSIFGGASRDPQPAPTQSAPPSNGGWREPGRSSFGAQPPQQNFGAPQQNFPQQGYAPQQQAPAAAGSGFLGGALKTAAGVAGGVMLAQGISSLFHHNQQPEVVEVIKEEPAQVNDQGNNGWGDDQRMAGNDSWSNDQGGFSDADYSDDSLFGGDDDSFV, via the coding sequence ATGAACAGCGAAGAACAAACCCTGATCGATGGACTGTTTTCCCGGCTGCAACAGGCCGAAACGGACTCAGCCCCGCGCGACGCATTGGCCGAGGCGCGGATCAAGGAACACCTGACGCGCCAGCCTGCGGCCGGTTATTTCATGACCCAGGCGATTCTGGTGCAAGAGGCGGCGATCAAGAGCCTCGATGAACAGAACAAACAACTGAGCCAGCAAGTCCAGCAGTTGCAGGCCGAGCTGCAACAGGCCAAGACCCAGGCGACCCCGGCTCCTGCGCCGAGCAGTGGTGGCTTTTTGTCGAGCATCTTTGGCGGCGCTTCCCGTGATCCACAACCGGCACCCACCCAGAGCGCACCGCCATCGAACGGCGGCTGGCGTGAACCGGGACGCTCGTCGTTCGGTGCGCAACCGCCACAGCAGAACTTCGGCGCACCGCAGCAGAACTTTCCACAGCAGGGCTATGCACCGCAGCAGCAGGCTCCGGCAGCGGCCGGTAGCGGTTTTCTTGGTGGCGCGCTGAAAACCGCCGCCGGCGTGGCAGGTGGCGTGATGCTGGCTCAAGGCATCAGCAGCCTGTTCCATCACAATCAGCAACCGGAAGTCGTCGAAGTCATCAAGGAAGAACCGGCCCAGGTCAACGACCAGGGCAACAATGGCTGGGGCGATGACCAGCGCATGGCCGGTAATGATTCCTGGAGCAACGATCAGGGCGGGTTCAGTGACGCTGACTACAGCGATGACTCGCTCTTCGGCGGCGACGACGACTCCTTCGTCTGA
- a CDS encoding ABC transporter permease, with the protein MFKRNSWLSRCITPKTGLPVSVIWSASGLAWVLLVGLWAGLSYGGVVPGMFLPTPGAVVEAAVRLGRDGTLGQHVWASVEVVMVGFIVSSLVAVPLGLLMGSFRIVQAFLEPLVNFIRYLPVTSFVPLFILWIGIGLEQRVSVIIFGVFFQQLVMIADVSKGISKDLINASYTLGSNRRDAVLHVIAPASLPGVLDTLRVTMGWAWTYLVVAELVAASSGLGYLSLKAMRGFQVDVIFLAIAIIGLLGLVTDQLFRFLRLRITAWAQ; encoded by the coding sequence ATGTTCAAGCGCAATTCATGGCTGAGCCGCTGCATCACGCCAAAGACCGGTTTGCCGGTCTCGGTGATCTGGAGCGCGAGCGGCCTGGCCTGGGTGCTGTTGGTCGGCCTGTGGGCCGGCTTGTCTTACGGCGGCGTGGTGCCGGGCATGTTCCTGCCGACGCCGGGCGCGGTGGTCGAGGCCGCCGTGCGCCTGGGTCGCGACGGCACCCTCGGCCAGCACGTGTGGGCCAGCGTCGAAGTGGTGATGGTCGGTTTCATCGTGTCGTCCCTGGTGGCCGTGCCGCTGGGACTGTTGATGGGCAGCTTTCGTATCGTCCAGGCTTTCCTTGAGCCTCTGGTGAATTTCATTCGCTACCTGCCGGTGACCTCGTTCGTACCGTTGTTCATCCTGTGGATCGGTATCGGTCTGGAACAGCGGGTATCGGTGATCATCTTCGGCGTGTTTTTCCAGCAACTGGTGATGATCGCGGATGTGTCCAAAGGCATCTCCAAAGACCTGATCAATGCCTCCTACACCCTCGGCTCGAACCGCCGTGACGCGGTGCTGCATGTGATCGCCCCGGCGTCCCTGCCAGGCGTACTCGACACCCTGCGCGTGACCATGGGCTGGGCCTGGACCTACCTGGTAGTGGCTGAACTGGTCGCTGCTTCCAGTGGCCTGGGCTACCTGAGCCTCAAGGCCATGCGTGGCTTCCAGGTGGATGTGATCTTCCTGGCCATCGCGATCATCGGCCTGCTGGGCCTGGTCACCGATCAACTGTTCCGTTTCCTTCGTCTGAGGATCACCGCATGGGCTCAGTAA
- a CDS encoding ABC transporter substrate-binding protein, whose amino-acid sequence MIKSLLTRVAHPLAVTAIAATVATSAQAGTLSIGHTTWVGYGTLYLAQDLGYFKENGLTVELPVVEEAAMYMAAQASGELSGSASTIDEVLKYRPQFCFKAVAALDDSHGGDGVLVGKDVKSLQELKGQAVAVNEGSTSQFWLSYLLKKNGMKMSDITVQNMTADDAATAFIAGRVPAAVTWEPHLSMVRDKQQGKVLIDSSSTPGVIVDVVALNCTVIEKQPEDVKALVAGLYKAVQYTKDHPQEAYKIMAKGVGGYLADPKELEAAAQGVRFYDQAMSEKLLGAPGKPGDSAPLIKLANETASELQGKPYNVSNDDLIDNRFVTPL is encoded by the coding sequence ATGATCAAGTCCTTGCTTACACGCGTTGCCCATCCACTGGCGGTCACCGCCATCGCCGCGACGGTCGCCACCAGCGCCCAGGCCGGCACCCTGTCCATCGGTCATACCACCTGGGTCGGCTACGGCACCCTGTACCTGGCCCAGGACCTTGGCTACTTCAAGGAAAACGGTTTGACCGTCGAGTTGCCGGTGGTCGAAGAAGCGGCGATGTACATGGCCGCACAAGCGTCCGGCGAGTTGTCCGGCTCGGCGTCGACCATCGACGAGGTGCTCAAGTACCGTCCGCAATTCTGCTTCAAGGCTGTTGCAGCACTGGACGACAGCCATGGTGGCGACGGCGTGCTGGTCGGCAAGGACGTCAAGAGCCTGCAGGAGCTCAAGGGCCAGGCCGTGGCGGTGAACGAAGGGTCGACCTCGCAGTTCTGGCTGTCGTACCTGCTGAAAAAGAACGGCATGAAAATGAGTGACATCACGGTGCAGAACATGACGGCTGACGACGCTGCTACCGCGTTCATTGCCGGCCGCGTACCGGCCGCCGTGACCTGGGAACCGCACCTGTCGATGGTGCGCGACAAGCAGCAAGGCAAGGTGCTGATCGACAGCAGCAGCACACCGGGGGTGATTGTCGACGTGGTCGCACTGAACTGCACCGTCATCGAAAAACAGCCGGAAGACGTAAAGGCCCTGGTGGCCGGTTTGTACAAAGCCGTGCAGTACACCAAGGACCATCCACAGGAAGCCTACAAAATCATGGCCAAGGGTGTCGGTGGTTACCTGGCTGATCCGAAGGAACTGGAAGCGGCCGCCCAGGGCGTGCGTTTCTACGATCAGGCCATGAGCGAAAAACTGCTGGGCGCGCCGGGCAAGCCGGGTGACAGCGCGCCACTGATCAAACTGGCCAACGAGACCGCCAGTGAGCTGCAAGGCAAGCCCTACAACGTCAGCAATGATGACCTTATCGACAACCGTTTCGTAACCCCGCTCTAG
- a CDS encoding endonuclease/exonuclease/phosphatase family protein, which translates to MTRLLRYTLLGLLIAIGLIAVMIYSLTWRPDAKEVLSVSCNDQAPTLVPGQALKVMTWNVQYLAGKRYVFWNDLAAGTDERPTAEDMAFSLDEVARVIRDEQPDILLLQELDDGAKASDYQHQFKLLQERLADLYPCGTSAFDWKADFVPNPHIFGSVGRQLATLSRYQIEHAERWQLPVASGNPLSRQFKPRDALLVSYLPLSDGGQIAVLNTHLDRASQVDNDLQNQVNAVARALDKFESRGTPWLIGGDFNLLPLGQYRRLPDAQRTPYSADSLLHILWDKYPMIPTNNEASGIDRERWLTHYPNDPGLNGPDRTVDYLFYSPRIKRVEAMVRQDDTLRISDHLPVIGRFLLPAAP; encoded by the coding sequence ATGACCCGCCTACTGCGCTACACCTTGCTGGGCCTGCTGATCGCGATCGGCCTGATCGCCGTGATGATCTACAGCCTGACCTGGCGCCCCGACGCCAAAGAAGTGTTATCCGTCAGTTGCAATGACCAGGCACCCACCCTGGTCCCCGGGCAGGCACTGAAAGTGATGACCTGGAACGTCCAGTACCTGGCCGGAAAGCGTTACGTTTTCTGGAATGATCTGGCCGCCGGTACCGACGAACGCCCCACAGCCGAAGACATGGCCTTCAGCCTCGACGAAGTGGCGCGGGTAATTCGCGACGAACAACCGGACATCCTGCTGTTGCAGGAACTGGACGACGGCGCCAAGGCCAGCGATTACCAGCACCAGTTCAAACTGCTGCAGGAACGGCTCGCCGACTTGTATCCCTGTGGCACCAGCGCCTTCGACTGGAAAGCCGACTTCGTACCGAACCCGCACATCTTCGGCAGTGTCGGCCGGCAACTGGCAACCCTGAGCCGCTACCAGATCGAACATGCCGAACGCTGGCAACTGCCTGTCGCCTCGGGCAATCCGCTCAGCCGCCAATTCAAACCCAGAGACGCCTTGCTGGTGAGCTATTTGCCGTTGAGTGATGGCGGGCAGATCGCAGTGCTCAATACCCATCTGGACCGCGCCAGCCAAGTCGACAACGACTTGCAAAATCAGGTGAACGCCGTGGCCAGGGCCCTCGATAAATTCGAAAGCCGTGGCACGCCGTGGTTGATCGGCGGAGATTTCAACCTGTTGCCGCTAGGCCAGTATCGACGCTTGCCCGACGCGCAACGCACGCCCTACTCCGCCGACAGCCTGTTGCATATCCTGTGGGACAAGTACCCGATGATCCCGACCAACAACGAAGCCAGTGGTATCGACCGCGAACGCTGGCTGACCCACTACCCGAACGATCCCGGGCTGAACGGCCCGGACCGGACCGTTGACTACCTGTTCTACAGCCCGCGGATCAAACGGGTCGAGGCGATGGTGCGGCAGGACGATACATTGCGCATCTCTGATCACCTGCCGGTGATTGGCCGGTTTCTGTTGCCGGCTGCGCCGTAG